A part of Limihaloglobus sulfuriphilus genomic DNA contains:
- a CDS encoding alpha-L-fucosidase — MREKIKTCNLFSFLLVCTVIVISPGDFLWADEDLGLPWRCSEQDIQWFTDAAFGMFIHWGPVSLTGGELSWSRDAKRPFDIHDGKPPSELDWNRTLTDKEKYDNLYKQFNPVKFDADEWAALAKDAGMKYMVFTAKHHDGFSNFHTRYSDYNIANTPFKRDIVKELAESCRRHKLKFGVYYSQRDWYHPAYLRGDNSEYEEFMFNQIRELLSSYGRIDIIWFDSFGESDLGKDWHIPELISMIRRLQPGILVNNRLAVLAGYNKGPRKYWGDFDTPEQRIGKYQPERAWESCITLAGHQWSWKPDAEMLSLPQCIDMLVSCVCGGGNLLLNVGPMPTGQIEPRQAQRLREIGSRLEKYGETLYNTKAGPFKPGDWGGSTQSGNRIYLHVKDAPECRLTLEPLERKIVSAEMFKHGSARFNQSDECVEITWDSNNNRYRNVIILTCGE; from the coding sequence ATGCGAGAGAAAATAAAGACATGTAATCTTTTCAGCTTTCTCTTGGTCTGTACAGTTATTGTAATATCGCCGGGTGATTTTCTCTGGGCTGACGAAGACCTGGGATTGCCCTGGCGCTGCTCTGAACAGGATATTCAATGGTTTACAGATGCAGCCTTCGGGATGTTCATACACTGGGGGCCGGTAAGCCTGACAGGAGGAGAGCTCAGCTGGTCAAGAGACGCCAAAAGGCCTTTTGACATTCATGATGGCAAGCCGCCGTCTGAATTAGATTGGAACAGGACTCTAACAGACAAAGAGAAATACGACAATCTTTACAAGCAGTTTAATCCCGTTAAGTTCGATGCGGACGAATGGGCTGCTCTGGCAAAAGATGCGGGCATGAAATACATGGTATTCACCGCCAAACATCACGATGGGTTCTCGAATTTCCACACCAGGTATTCTGATTACAATATAGCCAACACACCGTTTAAACGTGATATTGTTAAAGAACTTGCCGAGTCATGCCGGCGGCACAAATTGAAATTCGGTGTCTATTACTCGCAGCGCGACTGGTATCACCCTGCGTACCTGCGAGGTGATAACAGCGAATATGAAGAATTCATGTTTAATCAGATACGTGAGCTGCTGAGCAGCTACGGCAGGATAGATATAATATGGTTCGACAGCTTCGGGGAAAGCGATCTCGGGAAAGACTGGCATATTCCGGAGCTTATATCCATGATACGCAGACTTCAACCCGGAATCCTGGTCAACAACAGGCTGGCGGTTCTTGCCGGATACAACAAGGGGCCGCGTAAATACTGGGGAGATTTTGATACACCAGAGCAGAGAATCGGAAAATACCAGCCCGAGCGCGCGTGGGAATCCTGTATAACTCTTGCCGGCCACCAGTGGTCATGGAAACCCGATGCGGAGATGCTGTCTCTGCCCCAATGCATAGACATGCTTGTAAGCTGCGTATGCGGCGGAGGAAATCTGCTGCTGAATGTTGGGCCGATGCCTACAGGGCAAATAGAACCCCGCCAGGCCCAGAGACTCAGAGAAATTGGCAGCCGGCTGGAAAAATACGGTGAAACGCTGTACAATACCAAAGCCGGCCCTTTCAAGCCCGGCGACTGGGGCGGCAGCACTCAATCAGGAAACAGAATATATCTGCATGTGAAAGACGCACCTGAATGCAGGCTTACGCTCGAGCCGCTTGAGCGAAAAATCGTGTCAGCCGAAATGTTCAAGCACGGCAGTGCCCGTTTTAATCAATCTGATGAATGCGTTGAAATAACATGGGACAGTAATAATAATCGCTATCGCAATGTAATAATTCTCACCTGCGGAGAGTGA
- a CDS encoding sulfatase produces the protein MRVLYLDLDTLRPDHLGCYGYHRNTSPNIDRIAAQGVRFENYYCSDAPCLPSRTAMMSGRFGIHTGVVGHGGSAADMRIDGEGRGFKSSLDSECLPAIFRRENMRTVLVSPFAERHSAFNFYAGFTEMYNTGKSGMESAEEVSPVALDWIKRNAKDDNWYLHINYWDPHTPYRAPEDFGDPFKDDPLPAWLTEDVLEQHKSHVGPHSVHEIMMFHGTPDPKYPRHPGTLYNMDALRKMIDGYDCGIRYMDEHIGRLFDELEKQGVLDDIMIIISADHGENLGELGIYGEHGTADRPTCRIPMIIRRPNGKPAVDTQLRYNLDLAPTLAEMFCQDKQPRWDGESFAGVLDGSQEPDARDYIVISQCAHVCQRSVVMGDWLYIRTYHDGYHLFPDEMLFNTKDDPYEQENLSEARPDVCGRAARYLEQWHEEMMSKMQCPVDPLNTVISEGGPFHAKGHLRDYVKRLEDTGRGWAVSELKNRYPGEFSCKSNISN, from the coding sequence ATGCGTGTACTATACCTTGATCTTGATACGTTAAGACCCGATCACCTGGGCTGTTACGGTTATCACAGAAACACTTCCCCCAACATCGACAGAATCGCGGCTCAAGGTGTCCGCTTTGAAAATTATTATTGCTCTGATGCGCCTTGCCTGCCTTCGAGAACGGCAATGATGAGCGGACGTTTCGGCATACATACCGGCGTTGTCGGCCATGGCGGAAGCGCTGCTGATATGAGAATAGACGGCGAAGGCCGCGGCTTTAAATCAAGCCTTGACTCTGAATGTCTGCCCGCGATTTTCCGGCGTGAAAACATGAGAACTGTGCTTGTCAGCCCGTTCGCCGAGAGGCATTCAGCCTTTAACTTTTATGCCGGTTTCACCGAAATGTACAATACCGGCAAAAGCGGCATGGAGTCGGCCGAAGAAGTTTCACCTGTTGCCCTTGACTGGATAAAAAGAAATGCAAAAGATGATAACTGGTATCTGCACATAAACTACTGGGACCCCCACACGCCTTACAGGGCTCCGGAGGATTTTGGTGACCCGTTTAAAGATGATCCGCTGCCGGCCTGGCTGACAGAAGATGTTCTGGAGCAGCACAAATCGCATGTTGGGCCGCATTCCGTGCATGAGATAATGATGTTCCACGGAACACCGGATCCGAAATACCCGCGACATCCCGGTACTTTGTATAATATGGACGCGCTGCGGAAGATGATCGACGGTTACGACTGCGGCATACGTTACATGGATGAACATATCGGACGCTTGTTTGATGAGCTGGAAAAGCAGGGTGTGCTTGATGATATAATGATTATTATCAGCGCCGACCACGGCGAGAACCTCGGCGAGCTGGGGATTTATGGTGAACACGGCACGGCTGATCGGCCGACCTGCCGGATACCTATGATAATACGCCGCCCCAACGGCAAGCCGGCTGTAGATACGCAGCTAAGGTACAATCTCGACCTGGCGCCTACACTGGCAGAGATGTTCTGCCAGGATAAACAGCCCCGCTGGGACGGTGAGAGTTTTGCCGGAGTGCTTGACGGCAGTCAGGAACCTGATGCAAGAGATTATATTGTCATCAGTCAGTGTGCCCATGTCTGCCAGAGGTCTGTAGTTATGGGTGATTGGCTGTATATCCGCACCTATCATGACGGGTATCATCTTTTCCCGGATGAAATGCTCTTCAACACCAAAGACGACCCGTATGAGCAAGAAAATCTGTCAGAAGCCCGCCCCGATGTTTGCGGCAGGGCGGCCAGGTATCTGGAACAATGGCATGAAGAAATGATGAGTAAAATGCAGTGCCCTGTTGATCCGCTTAACACGGTTATCTCTGAGGGCGGGCCGTTTCACGCTAAAGGCCATTTGCGGGACTACGTTAAACGCCTTGAAGATACGGGACGCGGCTGGGCTGTGAGTGAGTTAAAAAACAGGTATCCGGGCGAATTTTCTTGTAAATCGAATATTTCGAATTAA
- a CDS encoding acetylxylan esterase, translating into MSNSSLYAFAVLFLVGSVCVFGQGRVPASGGGLETGLVWDVDNLKSQPVRTWPDTDWQVDGVKSLYYCGLDYKGRPTRVFAYLGVPKGASVEKPVPGVVCVHGGGGTAFAEWVKIWNQRGYAAISMDVEGQVPDKQDDRHRRPQHNWHGPRRAGIFDDIRENIEDQWMFHAVADVILANTLLGSMPEVDGERVGLTGISWGGVISSIVVGVDDRFAFAAIVYGCGYLFEAQNHYTTAYEGMGQQLAPKCRNLWDGSSYLVNADMPILWLNGVNDNHFPPPIFNKCYLDTKDSAVMSMQLDLKHSHQHGWAPEEIYAFADSIAKNGKPLPRVIETGKNGEVWVRFSGENPPVKAELIYTCDEENSWPQKQWISKECRMSKNKASIKLPDGVVSYYFNLTDRDGHIVSSEIKFQMDRN; encoded by the coding sequence ATGTCAAATAGCAGTTTATATGCTTTTGCGGTTTTATTTCTTGTTGGGTCGGTATGCGTGTTCGGTCAGGGGCGAGTGCCGGCATCCGGCGGCGGGCTTGAGACGGGTCTGGTCTGGGATGTTGATAATTTAAAATCTCAGCCCGTGCGAACCTGGCCTGATACTGACTGGCAGGTTGACGGCGTGAAGTCTTTATACTATTGCGGTCTTGACTACAAAGGCAGGCCGACACGGGTCTTTGCGTATCTGGGAGTGCCGAAGGGGGCTTCTGTTGAGAAACCAGTTCCCGGCGTTGTCTGCGTACATGGCGGCGGCGGTACGGCGTTCGCTGAATGGGTCAAGATATGGAACCAGCGCGGCTACGCGGCGATATCAATGGATGTTGAAGGGCAGGTTCCTGATAAACAGGATGACAGGCACAGGCGGCCCCAGCACAATTGGCACGGCCCGAGGAGGGCGGGGATATTCGATGATATTAGAGAAAATATTGAGGATCAGTGGATGTTTCACGCTGTTGCCGATGTTATCCTGGCTAATACGCTGCTTGGCAGTATGCCGGAGGTTGACGGCGAGAGAGTGGGGCTTACCGGTATATCCTGGGGAGGCGTTATATCCAGTATAGTTGTCGGCGTGGATGACAGGTTTGCTTTCGCGGCGATCGTGTACGGCTGCGGTTATCTCTTTGAGGCTCAAAATCACTATACTACAGCTTATGAGGGCATGGGGCAGCAGTTAGCCCCAAAGTGCCGAAATCTCTGGGATGGTTCGAGCTATCTGGTGAATGCCGATATGCCGATATTATGGCTCAACGGTGTCAACGACAATCACTTTCCACCGCCCATATTCAACAAGTGTTATCTCGATACAAAGGACAGCGCAGTAATGTCCATGCAGCTTGACCTGAAGCACAGCCACCAGCACGGCTGGGCTCCGGAAGAAATTTACGCTTTCGCAGACAGCATCGCCAAAAACGGCAAACCGCTGCCCAGAGTGATTGAGACTGGCAAAAACGGCGAAGTATGGGTGAGATTCAGCGGTGAGAATCCGCCGGTTAAAGCAGAGCTGATATATACCTGTGATGAAGAAAACAGCTGGCCGCAGAAACAATGGATTTCGAAGGAGTGCCGCATGTCAAAAAACAAGGCTTCGATTAAACTGCCCGATGGCGTTGTTTCGTACTATTTCAACCTGACAGACCGCGATGGGCATATAGTAAGTTCAGAAATAAAATTTCAAATGGATCGTAATTGA
- a CDS encoding XylR family transcriptional regulator codes for MKELPRIIVLVPALASYCRGLLRGIARYSRLHGPWSFFNERGEPDEVLPLLKNWNANGIITYFDTSENLHKLLPPDLPAVIVTTNAEIPGYPNVIGDWKNESCTAVEYFLNAGFRNFAYCSFSNLEWSQIRAKYFAERLKAEGIEPALYEKPFLFLHKHWKREQEELADWLVSLPKPVAVMACNDERGKHVLEACKIAELVVPEQVAVLGVDNDETICELTQPPLSSISVNAEKAGYEAAEVLDRMMQGRPGPYENVVVQTLGVKARQSTDIFMIEDETVARALSYIRMNSKRFIQVDEVAEAAAIHRRGLERRFKKHLGRSVHEEIRRARLEEIKKLLLETNLLVSQIALRLNFSEVPHLTRFFTRETGTSPNEFRKQHLGNLKSL; via the coding sequence ATGAAAGAACTTCCGAGAATAATAGTTCTGGTGCCGGCACTGGCATCTTACTGCAGGGGCCTTCTTCGCGGAATAGCCCGTTATTCCCGCCTGCACGGGCCGTGGTCGTTTTTTAATGAACGCGGCGAACCTGATGAAGTTTTGCCGCTTCTTAAAAACTGGAACGCCAACGGGATTATTACATACTTTGACACATCAGAAAACCTTCACAAGCTGCTGCCGCCGGATTTGCCGGCTGTGATAGTTACAACCAACGCAGAAATCCCAGGCTACCCTAACGTTATAGGTGACTGGAAAAACGAAAGCTGCACCGCTGTTGAATATTTCCTCAACGCCGGATTCAGAAATTTCGCGTATTGCAGTTTCAGCAACCTCGAATGGTCGCAAATCAGAGCGAAATATTTCGCAGAAAGGCTCAAGGCAGAGGGCATAGAGCCGGCTTTGTACGAAAAACCATTTTTGTTTCTTCATAAGCACTGGAAAAGAGAGCAGGAAGAGCTTGCCGACTGGCTGGTATCTCTGCCCAAACCTGTGGCGGTAATGGCGTGTAACGACGAACGGGGCAAGCACGTACTTGAGGCCTGTAAAATTGCCGAACTTGTTGTCCCAGAACAGGTTGCGGTATTAGGAGTTGACAATGACGAGACGATCTGCGAGCTCACTCAGCCGCCGCTCTCGAGTATATCGGTCAACGCGGAAAAAGCCGGCTACGAAGCCGCCGAGGTTCTCGACAGAATGATGCAGGGCCGGCCGGGACCATACGAAAACGTTGTTGTCCAGACACTCGGCGTTAAGGCACGTCAGTCAACCGATATATTTATGATTGAGGACGAAACGGTTGCCAGGGCATTGAGCTATATACGAATGAACTCAAAGCGGTTCATTCAGGTGGACGAAGTGGCAGAGGCGGCGGCTATTCACCGAAGAGGGCTTGAACGGCGGTTTAAGAAGCATCTGGGCCGCTCTGTTCACGAAGAAATACGGAGGGCCCGCCTTGAGGAAATAAAAAAACTGCTCTTGGAAACTAATCTGCTTGTTTCGCAGATTGCTCTCAGGCTGAATTTTAGCGAAGTACCCCATCTGACACGATTCTTTACACGTGAAACCGGCACAAGCCCCAACGAATTCAGAAAACAGCACTTAGGCAACCTGAAATCACTGTAA
- the nrdR gene encoding transcriptional regulator NrdR: MLCPYCKKDNDKVIDSRSSDLGAVIRRRRQCLECGKRFTTYEKASETQKLRVIKKDSTRVPYEREKIVSGLEKACYKRPVSAEQIRSLAEKVEDDIFRKFDKEVSSTFIGQCVMNQLREFDKVAYIRFASVYKDFNDADDFVTEISEATEEAADESEKSLFGLVDEPANP, encoded by the coding sequence ATGCTTTGCCCTTATTGCAAAAAAGATAACGATAAGGTTATTGATTCGAGATCTTCTGATCTCGGCGCCGTTATTCGAAGACGGCGGCAGTGTCTTGAGTGCGGCAAGCGATTCACTACCTATGAAAAAGCCAGTGAGACCCAGAAACTCCGTGTAATAAAGAAAGATTCAACACGGGTTCCCTATGAACGCGAAAAGATTGTTTCCGGCCTGGAGAAAGCCTGTTATAAAAGACCCGTTTCGGCAGAACAGATCCGTTCTCTTGCCGAAAAAGTAGAAGATGATATTTTTCGTAAATTCGATAAAGAGGTTTCATCTACATTTATCGGCCAATGCGTCATGAATCAGCTGCGGGAGTTTGACAAAGTCGCTTACATTCGCTTCGCAAGTGTTTATAAAGACTTCAACGATGCAGATGATTTTGTTACTGAGATCAGCGAGGCAACAGAGGAAGCTGCGGATGAATCTGAAAAAAGCCTCTTCGGCCTGGTAGATGAACCGGCCAATCCCTGA
- a CDS encoding tetratricopeptide repeat protein, translated as MRNMAMIILMLLAAVVMCGCSSNRSGRAREVVNPEEKNFYRLADLDVVDPQEIDLVENMATLRTQYYEALRELNKYYSLKGNYIKTQWSLKEIEDFNQASQYTYISPAQIVDVTPGAQRSIAAATELFYEAARIHDRATQYVVVKDKDGLRRALAKYNQIIANYPESDMIDDAAYEAGTIYEEFKEYDIALFYFEKALEWNPQIEYPARFHIAYLLDRKFGMKNEALPYYQQAVDLESSYRQNYEFALERIEVLTYDQRRRGAERDLK; from the coding sequence ATGCGTAATATGGCTATGATTATATTGATGTTGCTTGCCGCTGTTGTAATGTGCGGTTGCAGTTCAAACCGCTCGGGCAGAGCTCGTGAGGTCGTAAATCCAGAAGAGAAAAACTTTTATCGTTTGGCGGACCTTGATGTTGTCGATCCTCAGGAAATTGATCTGGTAGAGAATATGGCAACCCTGCGTACGCAATACTACGAAGCTCTCAGGGAACTTAACAAATATTACTCGCTTAAGGGTAACTATATCAAGACGCAGTGGAGTCTTAAGGAAATTGAAGACTTTAACCAGGCTTCTCAGTACACCTACATAAGCCCCGCACAGATTGTTGATGTTACTCCGGGTGCCCAGAGATCTATCGCGGCGGCAACAGAGTTGTTTTATGAGGCAGCCAGGATACATGACCGTGCTACTCAGTATGTAGTGGTCAAAGACAAAGACGGCTTAAGGCGGGCTCTGGCTAAATATAACCAGATCATAGCAAATTACCCCGAATCTGATATGATTGATGATGCAGCTTATGAGGCGGGAACAATTTACGAAGAGTTCAAAGAATATGACATCGCTCTTTTCTACTTTGAAAAGGCGCTTGAATGGAATCCGCAGATTGAATACCCTGCCCGTTTTCATATAGCTTATCTGCTGGACAGAAAGTTCGGCATGAAGAACGAAGCCCTGCCGTATTACCAGCAGGCAGTGGATCTGGAATCAAGCTACAGGCAGAATTACGAGTTTGCTCTCGAGCGTATAGAGGTGCTCACTTATGATCAGCGGCGCAGAGGCGCTGAGAGAGACCTTAAATAA
- a CDS encoding arylsulfatase has translation MNNVNTTRRSFLKTTVSGAAGFAGMSMFGGCQAAKNFFSSNPENRPNILLVITDDQGYGDLSLHGNPDLETPNIDDFGENSVQFTNFYVSPVCAPTRSSLMTGRYHMRTGVVDTYIGRAMMRSEEVTLAEMLKRLGYTTGVFGKWHLGDNYPMRPQEQGFDEVVMHMGGGLCQPSDYPGNSYFDPMLMHNGQWQKYHGYCMDVYTDLTIDFMKKNKDKPFFAYLATNTPHSPLQVPDEYLEQYSSLGLKDKTARLYGMVKNIDDNFARLMDVLKKQGLADNTVVIFMTDNGPCPSSIEDDRYMAGLRGRKGTVYENGIRVPFFIRRPGENDAGRKVEWPSAHIDVLPTLLEMCGADKAKNIDGVSLMPLLNNEKKSLGQRNLYFQWHRGDEPELYRAFAVRGSRYKLVQANGVEEDADFEHKFELFDIVKDPGEKHDISAAHPEIVKRMKDEYRQWFSDVSSKGYEPPLIIIGTKHENPVTLTRQDWRDTKGWQDEHIGRWYVENAADRKYQIKLRFPASYDNTGRAYLVINSQRYSLSVPAGLDEIIFTDIQISKGPATVKGWIQAGSVTNGVKFIDISF, from the coding sequence ATGAATAATGTAAATACGACAAGACGGTCTTTTCTCAAGACTACTGTTTCTGGCGCTGCCGGATTTGCCGGTATGTCAATGTTTGGCGGATGTCAGGCAGCAAAAAACTTTTTCAGCTCAAACCCAGAGAATCGCCCCAATATACTGCTTGTTATAACAGATGATCAGGGATATGGCGATTTGAGCCTGCACGGCAATCCGGATCTTGAGACCCCCAATATCGACGATTTCGGGGAAAATAGCGTTCAGTTTACGAATTTTTATGTCAGTCCGGTATGCGCTCCAACACGTTCAAGCCTGATGACAGGCCGCTATCACATGCGAACTGGTGTTGTTGATACCTATATCGGCAGGGCGATGATGCGCAGCGAAGAGGTCACACTTGCCGAGATGCTTAAACGCCTTGGATATACAACAGGAGTCTTCGGCAAATGGCACCTTGGCGACAATTACCCGATGCGCCCGCAGGAACAGGGCTTTGATGAGGTTGTGATGCACATGGGTGGAGGGCTTTGCCAGCCGTCGGACTATCCGGGCAACAGCTATTTTGACCCGATGTTGATGCACAACGGGCAGTGGCAGAAGTATCACGGCTACTGTATGGATGTCTATACTGATCTTACGATCGATTTTATGAAAAAGAATAAAGACAAGCCGTTTTTTGCATACCTGGCAACCAATACCCCGCATTCTCCCCTTCAGGTTCCTGATGAGTATCTTGAGCAGTACAGCAGTTTAGGTCTGAAAGATAAAACCGCCCGGCTTTACGGCATGGTAAAAAATATTGATGATAATTTCGCACGGCTTATGGATGTTTTGAAAAAGCAAGGGCTTGCTGATAATACAGTTGTGATTTTCATGACCGATAACGGACCGTGCCCGTCCTCAATTGAAGATGACAGATACATGGCAGGTCTTCGCGGCAGGAAAGGCACTGTCTATGAGAATGGCATCAGGGTGCCGTTCTTTATTCGCCGGCCGGGGGAAAACGATGCCGGCAGAAAAGTTGAGTGGCCCTCGGCTCACATCGATGTCCTGCCGACACTGCTTGAGATGTGCGGCGCAGACAAGGCCAAAAACATTGACGGCGTGAGCCTGATGCCGCTGCTGAATAACGAGAAAAAATCCCTGGGCCAGAGGAATCTTTATTTCCAATGGCACCGCGGAGATGAACCAGAGCTTTACAGGGCATTTGCCGTTCGCGGCAGCCGCTATAAACTCGTGCAGGCAAACGGCGTAGAGGAAGATGCGGATTTTGAGCATAAATTTGAGCTGTTTGATATTGTAAAAGACCCCGGCGAAAAACATGACATCTCCGCCGCACACCCGGAAATAGTGAAACGTATGAAAGATGAATATAGACAATGGTTTAGCGATGTTTCATCTAAAGGGTATGAGCCGCCGCTTATAATAATAGGAACAAAGCACGAAAACCCCGTTACCCTTACCCGTCAGGACTGGAGGGACACGAAAGGCTGGCAGGATGAACATATCGGCAGGTGGTATGTTGAAAACGCGGCTGACAGGAAATATCAGATTAAACTCAGATTCCCAGCTTCATACGATAACACCGGCAGGGCATATCTGGTTATTAACAGCCAAAGATATTCGCTATCCGTTCCCGCGGGTTTAGACGAGATAATTTTCACAGATATTCAAATCAGCAAAGGGCCGGCAACGGTCAAAGGTTGGATTCAGGCCGGCAGTGTAACTAACGGTGTAAAATTTATCGATATATCTTTCTAA
- a CDS encoding TlpA family protein disulfide reductase: protein MKKTAIIITALIFCAVFQGCKKSDTPATAEYSSDLKQVTDVQSSIDEYKGENLLVVFWATWCPPCRKEIPHLNQLVSENESVSVLALSNEKPSTVVEFMQKNEMKYDVASVESIDLPAPFNQVNAIPTIFFISPDGEIKEKVVGGLDYESLKEKALN from the coding sequence ATGAAGAAAACTGCGATTATTATTACTGCACTTATTTTTTGTGCTGTTTTTCAGGGGTGTAAAAAAAGTGACACTCCCGCAACCGCTGAATACAGTTCTGACCTGAAACAGGTTACTGATGTACAAAGCTCAATTGATGAGTATAAAGGTGAAAATCTTCTGGTTGTCTTCTGGGCGACCTGGTGTCCGCCTTGCCGCAAGGAAATACCGCATCTGAATCAGCTTGTATCTGAAAATGAAAGTGTATCGGTTCTGGCTTTGTCAAATGAAAAGCCTTCTACGGTAGTTGAGTTTATGCAGAAAAACGAAATGAAATATGATGTCGCCAGTGTAGAGAGTATTGACCTGCCGGCACCGTTTAATCAGGTAAATGCAATCCCGACAATATTTTTTATCTCTCCTGATGGAGAAATAAAGGAAAAAGTTGTTGGCGGCCTGGATTATGAATCTCTTAAGGAAAAAGCACTGAATTAA
- a CDS encoding arylsulfatase, with translation MDLSRRNFIKTACLCSIFPASAIKSSFGAAERPKADRPPNILFILTDDQGYGDIGRHGHPLLKTPNIDRLYDESVRFDNFYVSPCCAPTRAALLTGMHEFKNGVTHTIEPREHLNKDAVTLQELLKKRGYATGHFGKWHLGNSPGYFAHERGFDVSVRPCGVHTSSNFDAGIIRNGKQEDSKGFREDVLFDEAINFIEDNKDKPFFCYLATFSPHTPLVAPEKFIKPYKGKTRDDIAVFLGMIANIDWNVGRIMSKLDQLGLDDNTIVMFMNDNGQTVGLDLYNADMRGCKCTIWHGGSRAMSFWRWKGVWKPRTEDALTAHLDVLPTLTELSGAEIPAGTRKRLDGYSLVELLESKDGDFPRDRKLYEHVARWPNGMADSHKYAMAAVRQGNYLYVRSRPCDNPECTPKVMGNQCHTLRLVEKGATAATYTRDNAQFHWGVTPGDGWALYDTKKDPGCMNDISKKHPVLVKQLKADYDKWWDTVRPAMINEE, from the coding sequence ATGGATTTGAGCAGAAGAAATTTTATCAAAACTGCATGTTTATGTTCAATCTTTCCGGCTTCGGCGATAAAATCATCTTTTGGTGCCGCGGAAAGGCCCAAAGCTGACAGACCGCCTAATATCCTGTTTATACTTACAGACGACCAGGGCTATGGGGATATCGGCCGCCACGGTCACCCTTTGCTCAAGACGCCGAATATTGACAGGCTATACGATGAGAGTGTGCGTTTTGATAATTTCTACGTAAGTCCGTGCTGTGCCCCGACGCGGGCAGCTCTCTTAACCGGAATGCACGAGTTTAAGAACGGCGTTACGCACACAATTGAGCCGCGGGAGCATCTCAACAAAGACGCTGTAACCCTTCAGGAGCTTCTGAAAAAACGCGGCTATGCTACCGGCCATTTCGGCAAATGGCATCTGGGTAACAGCCCGGGATATTTCGCGCATGAACGCGGGTTTGATGTTTCAGTTCGACCTTGCGGCGTGCATACATCAAGCAATTTTGATGCGGGGATAATCCGCAACGGAAAACAGGAAGACTCAAAAGGATTCCGTGAGGATGTCCTGTTTGACGAGGCGATAAATTTTATAGAAGACAATAAAGACAAGCCTTTCTTTTGTTATCTGGCGACTTTTTCGCCTCACACACCTCTTGTGGCTCCAGAGAAATTTATAAAGCCCTACAAAGGCAAAACGCGTGATGATATCGCTGTTTTTCTGGGTATGATAGCAAATATTGACTGGAATGTAGGGCGGATAATGTCCAAACTTGACCAGCTTGGGCTTGACGATAACACTATTGTTATGTTTATGAACGACAACGGCCAGACGGTAGGTCTCGACCTGTATAACGCCGACATGCGTGGGTGCAAGTGCACAATCTGGCACGGCGGCTCAAGAGCGATGTCGTTCTGGAGATGGAAGGGCGTCTGGAAGCCCAGAACAGAAGATGCCCTCACAGCCCATCTTGATGTTCTGCCGACACTTACAGAGCTCTCTGGTGCAGAAATCCCCGCAGGGACACGCAAACGGCTTGACGGTTACAGCCTTGTTGAGCTGCTTGAATCCAAAGACGGTGATTTCCCCCGTGACCGCAAGCTATACGAACATGTCGCCAGATGGCCCAATGGTATGGCTGATTCTCATAAATACGCCATGGCGGCTGTGCGGCAGGGAAATTACCTTTATGTTCGCAGCCGGCCCTGTGATAATCCCGAATGCACGCCCAAGGTGATGGGTAATCAGTGCCATACACTGCGGCTCGTTGAAAAAGGAGCAACGGCGGCTACATATACACGCGACAATGCGCAGTTTCACTGGGGTGTTACTCCCGGCGACGGCTGGGCACTCTACGATACGAAAAAAGACCCCGGGTGCATGAATGACATCTCTAAAAAACATCCAGTGCTTGTAAAACAGCTGAAAGCCGATTATGATAAGTGGTGGGACACTGTCCGTCCGGCTATGATAAACGAAGAATAA